One Turneriella parva DSM 21527 genomic region harbors:
- a CDS encoding motility associated factor glycosyltransferase family protein gives MALGQVTGKFATYRFGYEDGRFSIFADTEKLKGHSLVSPRDPVREAERHIGTFRLKPGMLALVAGVGHLPMLEMLVEQLNTRDGQGGLIIAFEADTELYLALKKARPDIFADVAVIVPENATVIAELVERLDVENFIGYRAFENRGSVELNSSFYAQAIADFKQKLASRFSDLFTRLEFEERWVFNALSKLPLLSSARPVSALFGLGKGSEAILVSTGPSLRSTIENLKAVKDKYFIACADSAYRVLVRSGINPHLVFSLDSQAHTTKHFGLLPRGKPGNFPLLVCDAVSNPVVARDWRGEMAISFTAQYIDDRRVVSPGCDYLEEQRIFAGAGELIPGDLQSGGSVATSIFDLLRLMQFDRIIFLGQDLAYTNREIHTPGTHHTDEWLARTTNRLQPLENINERVLRRRHTKREVSLTGRPIVTDYILSLYRDWFVTAMQRIDNKVANATGDGLQIPGAERLSEIEASPAGDLQVLLKAYLNSALLSVDTEKLGEISKRIASARRHELPAESLSFMRYVGRKFSIKATRTPESRPALLTKQRTRQKNFLRKLATKLGANA, from the coding sequence ATGGCCCTCGGCCAAGTTACGGGAAAATTCGCCACCTACCGTTTCGGCTATGAAGATGGCCGGTTTTCTATTTTCGCCGACACCGAAAAGCTAAAAGGCCATTCGCTCGTCAGCCCCCGCGACCCCGTGCGCGAAGCCGAACGCCACATCGGCACCTTCAGGCTAAAACCGGGTATGCTGGCCCTCGTCGCCGGGGTCGGCCATCTGCCGATGCTCGAAATGCTGGTCGAACAGCTGAACACCCGGGACGGCCAGGGGGGATTAATCATCGCCTTCGAGGCCGATACCGAACTGTACCTTGCACTCAAAAAAGCCCGCCCCGACATCTTCGCCGATGTGGCAGTCATTGTTCCCGAAAACGCCACGGTCATCGCCGAGCTCGTTGAGCGGCTCGACGTCGAAAACTTCATCGGCTACAGGGCATTCGAAAACCGCGGCAGCGTCGAACTGAATAGCTCTTTTTACGCCCAGGCAATCGCCGACTTTAAACAAAAGCTGGCATCGCGCTTTTCTGATCTTTTTACAAGGTTGGAGTTCGAAGAGCGCTGGGTATTTAACGCCCTCAGCAAGTTGCCGCTGCTTTCTTCTGCAAGGCCCGTCTCTGCACTCTTTGGGCTCGGCAAAGGTTCTGAAGCTATTCTGGTTTCAACCGGGCCGTCGCTGCGGTCGACCATTGAGAATCTGAAGGCAGTGAAAGATAAATATTTCATCGCGTGCGCCGATTCGGCATACCGTGTGCTCGTGCGTTCGGGTATAAATCCTCATTTGGTGTTTTCGCTCGATAGCCAGGCGCACACGACGAAACATTTTGGCCTGTTGCCGCGCGGCAAGCCGGGTAACTTTCCTCTGCTCGTCTGCGATGCGGTCTCGAACCCTGTGGTGGCGCGCGACTGGCGGGGCGAAATGGCAATTTCATTCACCGCGCAATACATCGATGACCGCCGCGTCGTCAGCCCCGGGTGCGACTACCTCGAAGAGCAGCGAATCTTTGCGGGTGCCGGCGAGCTGATACCTGGCGACCTGCAGTCGGGCGGCTCGGTTGCAACTTCGATCTTTGATCTTCTGCGCCTCATGCAGTTCGACCGCATCATTTTTCTTGGACAAGATCTCGCTTACACGAACCGCGAGATACACACCCCGGGCACGCACCATACCGACGAATGGCTCGCGCGCACGACCAATCGCCTGCAGCCGCTTGAGAATATTAACGAGCGGGTGCTACGCCGGCGCCACACCAAGCGCGAAGTTTCGCTGACCGGCAGGCCCATCGTGACTGACTATATACTCTCGCTTTACCGCGACTGGTTCGTGACAGCAATGCAGCGCATCGACAACAAGGTTGCCAATGCTACGGGTGACGGTCTGCAGATTCCCGGGGCCGAGCGGCTTTCAGAAATTGAGGCATCCCCGGCGGGTGATCTGCAGGTTTTGCTGAAAGCTTATTTGAACTCAGCACTTCTGTCTGTCGACACGGAAAAACTCGGCGAGATCAGCAAGCGCATCGCGTCAGCGCGCCGGCACGAGCTGCCTGCTGAATCACTTTCTTTCATGCGCTATGTAGGCCGAAAGTTCTCCATCAAAGCGACACGTACGCCCGAAAGCCGCCCCGCGCTGCTCACGAAACAACGCACACGGCAGAAAAACTTCTTGCGCAAACTTGCGACGAAGCTGGGGGCCAATGCCTGA
- a CDS encoding tetratricopeptide repeat protein yields the protein MKRSAVWAVTGFILTFSLRGQSYELKPEKEAIAKIEAAAASADNATLVSECDRLLENHHISAYAWFLCGKHLLSVKTNDLKLARAYTRTAYVRLEKATRDFKRTGKQLYLALDGEQYMGLAAMLLGDLDRAQVHFRSVLARDNRMASAWYNLGVIYELKGLNEESMRSFDRYLRVVGASKESEF from the coding sequence TTGAAGCGCTCGGCGGTTTGGGCTGTTACCGGATTTATTCTGACCTTTTCGCTGCGCGGCCAAAGCTACGAGCTGAAGCCTGAAAAAGAGGCCATTGCCAAAATCGAAGCCGCGGCCGCATCTGCAGATAACGCTACCCTCGTCAGCGAATGCGACCGCCTGCTCGAAAACCACCACATCAGTGCCTATGCCTGGTTTCTTTGCGGCAAACATCTGTTATCGGTGAAGACCAATGATCTGAAACTGGCGCGCGCATATACCCGCACGGCCTACGTGCGTCTCGAAAAAGCCACTCGCGATTTCAAGCGCACGGGAAAACAACTCTATCTTGCTCTTGACGGTGAGCAGTACATGGGGCTCGCCGCGATGCTGCTCGGCGATCTCGACCGCGCCCAGGTACATTTTCGGAGTGTCTTGGCGCGCGACAACCGTATGGCTTCTGCCTGGTACAATCTGGGAGTTATTTATGAACTGAAAGGCCTGAACGAAGAGTCGATGCGGTCGTTTGACCGCTACCTGCGCGTCGTTGGCGCGAGCAAAGAAAGCGAATTCTAA
- a CDS encoding sensor histidine kinase, giving the protein MTDHRNRRLEAQLVEAGKWHSILVIALAIAVLISWQLDWRIVKQPIAKFVSMNPLTAVFFILSGFIYLLQLRAPEKRFVQPLVLFLTFVIVVPSALRLAEIFWGLEFKVDQILFASKLADEVVNNIPNRVAPNTATCFVLLAPAMALLNKKSRAAAYAAQVGGTAVLAISVLSLLGYLYQVPEFYGPLVKYTPMAIHTALCFFVMALSVLYATPERGFVGVFTKRLAGSKSALLLIPAIFVVPVVFGYLRLRGRWGEEYPVEFGVAVLILLIMVVLFSLAWLNARVLNKQHALLLASEAKLELFNKQLESKVQEKASAILRTESRLKHILDSMLEGIQIIDRNWVYLYVNEAVSKQAQKPVSELLGKRFLDLYPGVEKTDLFSTLMHTMQQREPRHLETPFEHADGRVGWYEMSIQPIPEGIFILTIDITERHKAREELVEANEQLEIKVAERTAQLKNINTELEAFSYSVSHDLKGPLHTLEGYAAMLEKMAGSSLTPQALEILISMRAQVKRMERLIQDLLDLAKLGTQAIRAEQVDMRALVGDVVAEASHRAFTTASVNVQELHHVTADKELLRQVFYNLISNALKYSSRSERPHVEIYSEQNERETTYHVRDNGVGYDMALADKLFSPFQRLHKTSDFEGSGIGLAIVQRIVHKHGGRVWATSSPGNGATFSISIPRALQVSAA; this is encoded by the coding sequence ATGACCGACCACAGAAACAGGCGTCTGGAAGCACAGCTGGTCGAGGCCGGCAAATGGCACAGTATACTCGTGATTGCACTCGCGATCGCAGTGCTCATCAGCTGGCAGCTCGACTGGCGCATTGTGAAACAGCCGATCGCCAAATTTGTTTCGATGAACCCGCTGACGGCGGTTTTCTTCATTCTGAGCGGATTCATCTACCTTCTGCAGCTGCGCGCGCCAGAAAAGAGGTTCGTGCAGCCGCTGGTTTTGTTTTTGACATTTGTTATCGTTGTGCCCTCTGCGTTGCGGCTGGCAGAGATCTTCTGGGGTCTTGAATTCAAGGTCGACCAGATTCTGTTCGCGAGCAAACTTGCCGATGAAGTCGTCAACAACATACCCAATCGTGTAGCGCCGAATACGGCCACCTGCTTCGTACTGCTCGCACCCGCGATGGCTTTGCTGAACAAAAAAAGCAGAGCCGCGGCCTATGCCGCGCAGGTGGGTGGCACGGCAGTGCTTGCAATTTCAGTGCTGAGCCTTCTGGGCTATCTGTACCAGGTGCCCGAATTCTACGGACCTCTGGTGAAATATACACCGATGGCGATACATACAGCGCTGTGCTTTTTCGTTATGGCGCTTTCGGTGCTTTATGCAACGCCCGAGCGTGGCTTCGTCGGCGTCTTCACGAAGCGCCTCGCGGGCAGCAAATCAGCGCTGCTGCTGATACCGGCGATCTTCGTCGTGCCCGTTGTGTTTGGCTATCTGCGACTGCGCGGCCGCTGGGGTGAAGAATATCCCGTTGAATTCGGCGTCGCGGTATTGATTTTACTCATCATGGTGGTACTCTTTTCGCTCGCCTGGCTGAACGCAAGGGTACTCAACAAACAGCATGCGCTACTGCTTGCATCAGAAGCAAAACTTGAATTATTCAATAAACAACTGGAATCGAAGGTGCAAGAAAAGGCCTCAGCTATCTTGCGAACCGAAAGCAGATTGAAGCATATTCTCGATTCGATGCTCGAAGGCATTCAGATCATCGACCGCAACTGGGTGTATCTTTATGTGAACGAAGCCGTCAGCAAACAGGCACAAAAACCGGTCAGCGAGCTCTTGGGCAAGCGCTTTCTCGACCTGTATCCCGGCGTAGAAAAAACCGATCTGTTTTCTACTCTGATGCACACGATGCAACAGCGCGAGCCAAGGCATCTCGAAACCCCGTTCGAGCATGCAGACGGTCGGGTCGGCTGGTATGAAATGAGCATTCAGCCAATTCCAGAGGGCATTTTTATCCTTACGATCGATATCACCGAAAGGCATAAGGCACGCGAAGAACTGGTCGAGGCGAACGAACAACTTGAAATCAAGGTGGCTGAGCGCACCGCGCAACTCAAAAACATCAATACCGAACTCGAAGCTTTTTCCTATTCGGTATCGCATGATCTGAAAGGGCCGCTGCACACCCTCGAGGGTTATGCGGCCATGCTCGAAAAAATGGCCGGTAGCTCACTCACCCCTCAGGCACTCGAGATTCTGATTTCAATGCGCGCGCAGGTCAAACGCATGGAAAGACTGATACAAGATCTGCTCGACCTCGCAAAGCTCGGCACTCAGGCTATTAGGGCAGAGCAGGTCGACATGCGCGCACTCGTCGGCGACGTCGTCGCCGAAGCCAGCCACCGTGCGTTTACAACCGCATCGGTCAACGTTCAAGAGCTGCACCACGTGACCGCAGACAAAGAACTGCTGCGCCAGGTTTTTTACAACCTCATCAGCAATGCCCTTAAATATTCGTCGCGCAGCGAGAGGCCCCATGTCGAAATCTATTCTGAGCAGAACGAGCGCGAAACAACCTATCACGTCAGAGACAATGGAGTCGGTTACGACATGGCGCTGGCTGATAAACTGTTTTCGCCCTTTCAGAGGTTGCACAAAACGAGCGATTTTGAAGGCAGTGGCATAGGCCTTGCTATCGTACAGCGTATTGTACACAAACATGGTGGCAGGGTCTGGGCGACTTCAAGCCCGGGCAACGGCGCGACTTTTAGTATCAGTATTCCGCGGGCGCTGCAGGTATCGGCGGCTTAG
- a CDS encoding FecR family protein has translation MKMHANLKQVFAAILLLATGTLCAVEGRVTYLSGNAEIKSSGKTTGLKLGTVLREGDTVVTKAKAKVGVQMSDGASFFMNQNTSLEIRPGSQYYQTDGAISMLFRKSGRDASGKWAIKTPVVTAGVRGTGFTVEASKSQTRLVLFTGKVIMTDFVRETGLQSDPNLMMQDFLNDIELNAGTALRYDGSDVKKEKIDLKGEPMKSLHDEHQQHEKSDSWKKANQDLK, from the coding sequence ATGAAAATGCACGCGAACCTGAAACAAGTTTTTGCTGCCATCTTGCTGTTGGCGACAGGCACACTTTGTGCGGTTGAAGGGCGCGTGACATATCTCTCGGGCAATGCGGAAATTAAGAGTTCAGGTAAAACCACCGGGTTGAAATTGGGCACAGTGCTCAGAGAAGGCGACACGGTCGTCACCAAAGCCAAGGCCAAAGTTGGTGTGCAAATGTCTGATGGGGCATCGTTTTTCATGAACCAGAATACCTCGCTCGAAATTCGCCCCGGTTCGCAATATTACCAGACCGACGGTGCAATCAGTATGCTGTTCAGAAAGTCGGGCCGCGATGCTTCGGGTAAATGGGCGATCAAGACCCCGGTCGTGACTGCCGGCGTGCGGGGTACTGGCTTTACCGTCGAAGCGAGCAAGTCGCAGACCCGACTTGTTCTTTTTACCGGCAAGGTTATTATGACTGATTTTGTGCGCGAGACGGGTTTGCAGAGTGACCCGAACCTGATGATGCAAGACTTTTTGAATGATATTGAACTCAATGCCGGCACGGCCTTGCGCTACGATGGCAGCGATGTCAAAAAAGAGAAGATCGATCTCAAGGGCGAGCCGATGAAATCGCTGCACGACGAACACCAGCAGCATGAAAAATCAGACAGCTGGAAAAAAGCCAACCAAGACCTGAAATAG
- a CDS encoding efflux RND transporter permease subunit, with protein MPEYLQPTPEKTPKGALAKIISAAADRFWPFWLFHIRRYAWLVLALLIVTSFIGYRYGRRIRIDTNLLNLLPKETESLQRLQALRERSDIKGVLVVSFSSEARLDEETLLSAARQLEATVAANDFLKTNTSRVIYEVPGGFLQRYSLYYAEIEDLEKVYARLKATIDQAKRSENPYFEDLEQAAPSRFYVGDILNKYRKKYLSGNAFIDAEKKRISILLSLKTAPDNIQFSQSLISTLKDSLTPYAQEHALKLHFSGRYADDVAKQKQLAEDINQSTTITLLILAASLIIFFRSMRVILVIGLPVIAALGYTYFTAWYFMGQISIISSFLTAILLGLGVDYGIHLFARYKSERLKQRGMTQALEITMRNLFRGLSFGMISTAAVFLTLSFSRFIAFAEFGKIAFSGIVFFFIAFILYFPALVFLTEKFSQGTTEPSHMLEKTRKIRGWHVTLIAMISVIGIVTVVNPPFEYDFFELDQVDRTARKTALTSEDAQFTIMENRRHMVIYQFDSLAELAATEENLRQRAGSGEFHSIRDLIPANTAAKQKILSAIHQQLRQAEVYSLLKLDTENLRKIRVGLAMTSAPPPTVSDIPEAFKQHLIVKGNYFLYIFTRDTSAMRRGVLDFAANYREACSAPITDAKSCPPEKRYRGISDLYVLDDILQTVMSDLLREILLIAIVIAIIVLSMTRRVAGVTLILAPLIAGLLGLFALVGVSHQIANVWLFEFNYINLLAIPILLGVGIDNGIYLYSHARELGLSQVNHIMTSTGGSIFISNFTTAMGFLSLTISSHVGLASFGFVTFVGMLCIFYAYRLLFPALARFFQKLEAEI; from the coding sequence ATGCCTGAATACCTGCAGCCAACACCAGAGAAGACGCCAAAGGGCGCACTGGCGAAAATCATCAGCGCCGCCGCCGACCGTTTCTGGCCGTTCTGGCTTTTTCATATCAGACGGTATGCGTGGCTCGTGCTCGCGCTGCTCATCGTCACTTCGTTCATCGGCTACCGTTATGGCCGCCGCATTCGCATCGACACAAACCTGCTGAATCTTTTGCCCAAAGAAACCGAGTCGCTGCAGCGGCTGCAGGCGTTACGCGAACGCTCTGACATCAAGGGTGTTCTCGTCGTTTCATTTTCATCTGAGGCCAGACTCGACGAAGAAACTTTGCTTTCGGCTGCGCGACAGCTCGAGGCAACAGTGGCCGCCAACGATTTTCTTAAGACCAACACCAGCCGCGTGATCTATGAAGTGCCCGGCGGCTTTTTGCAACGATATTCTTTGTATTATGCAGAGATCGAAGACCTCGAGAAGGTTTATGCCCGTCTCAAGGCGACGATCGACCAGGCAAAGCGCAGTGAGAACCCATACTTCGAAGATCTGGAACAGGCGGCCCCGTCGCGCTTTTATGTCGGTGACATTCTCAACAAATACCGCAAGAAATATCTGAGCGGCAACGCATTCATTGACGCCGAAAAAAAGCGGATTTCGATTCTACTGTCGCTCAAGACCGCGCCCGACAATATTCAATTTTCACAGTCGCTCATTTCGACGCTTAAAGACAGTCTCACACCTTACGCCCAAGAACATGCGCTGAAACTGCATTTCAGCGGCAGGTACGCCGACGATGTCGCCAAACAAAAACAGCTCGCAGAAGATATCAACCAGTCGACGACGATTACTCTGCTGATTCTGGCAGCTTCGCTCATCATCTTCTTTCGTTCGATGCGGGTCATTCTCGTGATCGGACTGCCGGTGATCGCGGCGCTTGGCTACACCTACTTTACCGCCTGGTACTTCATGGGCCAGATCAGTATCATCAGCTCTTTTTTGACCGCAATTCTGCTCGGACTCGGCGTCGATTACGGCATTCACCTGTTCGCCCGATACAAAAGTGAAAGGCTTAAACAGCGCGGCATGACCCAGGCTCTCGAAATAACAATGCGCAACCTGTTTCGCGGGCTCAGCTTCGGCATGATCAGCACCGCCGCGGTGTTTCTGACGTTGAGCTTTTCGCGTTTTATCGCCTTTGCTGAATTTGGCAAGATCGCCTTCTCGGGCATTGTGTTCTTCTTTATCGCGTTCATCTTGTATTTTCCGGCTTTGGTTTTTCTGACAGAGAAATTCTCTCAGGGCACGACCGAACCATCGCATATGCTTGAAAAGACCCGCAAGATACGCGGCTGGCACGTGACGCTCATTGCCATGATCTCGGTCATCGGCATCGTGACGGTGGTGAATCCGCCCTTTGAATATGACTTCTTTGAACTCGATCAGGTCGACAGAACGGCGCGCAAGACTGCACTCACCTCAGAAGATGCGCAGTTCACGATTATGGAGAACCGTCGCCACATGGTGATTTACCAGTTCGACAGCCTGGCCGAACTCGCGGCGACAGAAGAGAATCTGCGGCAGCGCGCCGGCAGCGGTGAGTTTCACAGCATACGCGACCTGATACCGGCAAATACAGCTGCGAAACAAAAGATCTTGAGCGCTATTCACCAGCAGCTGCGGCAGGCAGAAGTCTACAGTTTGCTGAAGCTCGACACTGAGAATTTGCGCAAGATTCGCGTGGGTCTGGCGATGACCTCAGCCCCGCCACCGACAGTAAGTGATATTCCCGAGGCGTTTAAGCAGCACCTGATTGTGAAGGGAAATTACTTCTTGTATATTTTCACGCGCGACACGAGCGCGATGCGGCGCGGTGTTCTCGATTTTGCAGCTAACTACCGCGAAGCGTGCAGCGCTCCGATTACCGATGCAAAGAGCTGCCCGCCTGAAAAGCGGTACCGCGGTATTTCAGACCTCTACGTGCTCGACGATATTCTGCAGACAGTGATGAGCGATCTGTTGCGTGAAATATTACTCATTGCAATTGTCATAGCGATCATCGTGCTGTCGATGACGCGCCGCGTTGCGGGTGTGACGCTGATTCTCGCGCCGCTGATCGCCGGCCTTTTGGGGCTCTTTGCGCTCGTCGGGGTGAGCCACCAGATTGCGAACGTTTGGCTGTTCGAATTTAACTACATCAATCTGCTCGCGATACCGATTCTTTTGGGTGTCGGCATCGACAACGGTATTTATCTCTATTCACACGCGCGTGAACTGGGTCTTTCTCAGGTGAACCACATCATGACCAGTACCGGCGGCTCGATATTCATTTCGAATTTCACCACGGCTATGGGGTTTTTGTCGCTGACGATCTCAAGCCACGTCGGGCTCGCCTCGTTTGGCTTCGTGACCTTTGTGGGCATGCTGTGTATTTTTTACGCGTACCGGCTGCTTTTTCCCGCTCTGGCGCGATTCTTTCAAAAGCTTGAGGCTGAGATTTGA
- a CDS encoding pirin family protein yields the protein MARIISGKFKDLGDGFQVLRILPHIDARTVGPFVFVDHFGPATIKTGDELTVRPHPHIGLSTITYLYSGVIRHRDSLGTELPIRPGEVNWMTAGRGIVHSEHSLIEDGHNQIEGIQTWVSLPVEHEETEPAFDHYGADVIPVLAGAGYEIRLIAGSLMGKISPVKTHSPLFYADVRAREAATIDLQLPAGQEGALYVSQGSFTVDGLEAKVGSMIVFGSASEIRLESPSAARGVLLGGKKHAEARHLWWNFVSSSKERIEKAKADWKANAMGIVPHETDRIPLPE from the coding sequence ATGGCCCGAATCATTAGCGGAAAATTCAAAGATCTTGGCGACGGTTTTCAGGTGCTGCGCATTCTACCGCACATCGACGCGCGTACGGTAGGGCCTTTTGTATTTGTCGATCATTTCGGGCCTGCGACAATCAAGACAGGCGACGAACTGACGGTGAGGCCGCACCCGCATATTGGGCTTTCGACGATAACCTATCTCTACAGCGGCGTCATTCGCCACCGCGACAGCCTTGGCACCGAGCTACCCATTCGCCCCGGCGAAGTCAACTGGATGACGGCGGGCCGGGGCATTGTGCACAGCGAACACTCGCTTATCGAAGACGGCCACAACCAGATTGAAGGTATTCAGACATGGGTGTCGCTGCCGGTCGAACATGAAGAAACCGAGCCGGCTTTTGACCACTACGGGGCAGACGTGATACCGGTGCTTGCCGGTGCAGGTTACGAAATCCGGCTGATCGCTGGTTCGCTCATGGGCAAGATCTCGCCCGTAAAAACACACTCGCCGCTTTTTTATGCCGATGTGCGCGCGCGCGAGGCGGCAACGATCGATCTGCAGCTACCTGCAGGGCAAGAAGGTGCGCTCTATGTTTCGCAAGGTTCGTTCACAGTCGACGGCCTTGAAGCAAAAGTGGGATCTATGATTGTCTTCGGTTCGGCCTCTGAGATTCGTCTTGAATCCCCCTCTGCTGCGCGCGGGGTTTTGCTCGGCGGCAAGAAACATGCCGAAGCGCGCCATCTCTGGTGGAACTTTGTCTCGAGTTCTAAAGAGCGAATCGAAAAGGCAAAAGCCGACTGGAAGGCGAATGCCATGGGCATCGTACCGCACGAAACTGATCGAATACCTTTGCCTGAATAA
- a CDS encoding YqjF family protein, with protein sequence MKRPFLTAKWQNLFMANYEVAQSLLEKFVPAGTELDLFQGKALVSLVAFQFQQTRVKGFKVPWHVNFPEINLRFYLKRVHEGELRRGVAFIREIVPRQAITLVANLLFNENYVTRKMAERVRVADNQLKAVYTFVEEDRTQTISAVSGIYPQNLKPGSLEDFITEHYYGYTGGQGQRTIEYRVEHPSWRTYTLQDYRVDVDFGAVYGEAWSRLTGMKPHSVLLAEGSDVSVYAGEKLT encoded by the coding sequence ATGAAACGTCCCTTTCTCACTGCCAAGTGGCAAAATCTTTTCATGGCAAATTACGAGGTCGCGCAGTCGCTGCTCGAAAAATTCGTACCGGCCGGCACAGAACTCGACCTGTTTCAAGGCAAGGCACTGGTCTCGCTCGTCGCCTTTCAGTTTCAGCAAACGCGGGTGAAAGGCTTCAAAGTTCCCTGGCATGTTAATTTTCCCGAAATTAATCTGCGCTTTTATCTGAAGCGAGTGCATGAGGGTGAACTGCGCCGGGGTGTTGCGTTCATTCGGGAAATTGTGCCGCGCCAAGCGATTACTCTGGTGGCCAATCTACTCTTCAACGAAAACTATGTCACGCGCAAGATGGCAGAGCGCGTGCGCGTGGCTGATAATCAGCTCAAAGCGGTGTACACATTCGTCGAAGAAGACCGCACACAGACGATCAGCGCCGTGTCGGGTATATATCCGCAAAATCTGAAACCCGGCAGCCTCGAAGATTTCATCACCGAACACTACTATGGTTACACCGGCGGCCAGGGCCAGCGCACAATCGAGTACCGCGTTGAACACCCGTCGTGGCGCACCTACACTCTGCAGGACTATCGCGTCGACGTCGACTTCGGCGCAGTTTATGGCGAGGCGTGGTCGCGCCTGACGGGCATGAAGCCGCACTCTGTGTTGCTGGCTGAAGGCTCAGACGTCAGTGTGTATGCCGGCGAGAAACTTACTTAG